The genomic segment CTCTTTTGTTTGAGATTCCACTTGCTCCTTCAATAAATTTGACTCTGCCCTTAATTCAGCAAAGAAATATgtcacagagagagagagagagagaatgactGATTGTTAGCACAGGAATTTGCTGGCAGTATCCTGAATTTCAAAGAATCTACATGCACCGGAAGAGGAaggaggggggagggggggcTCAAAACAAATTAACTCTACAAGACATACAATTTACTATAGATGCTGGAAAAGCCTTGATCAAGGTTTCTTTCCATAAAGACCACAATTTCCTCATCATTCACTAATGAAATTTTCTCTGATATGTGATTATTTGAAAACAAACCAAAAACTTATTACCATGTCTATGAGTAAGCTAGTTTGGCTATTTCTTAACTGGAATGGGAAAATTTAATAACAGCATTCTGTGTCATGTAATTTCAATCTCAAGGAACTTCTGAAGATGCAAAAAAGTCAAGGTGACTTTTATTGTCTATCTCATTTATCAACAAGGCAATGCCAATTGTAGATAAGGGCAGTAGGGCTAACAGAAGGTACCTTAGATCATCCATAGAATGCTTTAGCTCAATGATCTCAACCTGAGACTGTTTAATGATATTCTCCAAAGCACCAGCCTTCATTGATGACATATAAGAATAGTCAgtaaagaagaaatgaaaattcaaaaagtcATTCCAGAATAATCAAGGCAACCAAAAAGAACGTACTTACCAAGGCATACACTTCATCTTCCTCTGCATCCACAGGAATAACTCCATCACTAGGAGCTGGAACTTTGCCCTCCCCAAGGTGATTGCTGAACTTGTAATCTATGCCAGCTGCTTTTAGCCCATTTTCTGCAACTTTGAACATTTCATTTGTCCTTGAAGACAAATCCACAGACGTTCTCCTCGACAAAGTACTTCTCAACAATGATCCGATCTGTTCTTTCTCCCTCACCAACTGAGAAACCATTTCATCTCGACTTTTGACCTCCCCATTCTTCTCCTGTATCAAATCTCTCGTTCTTTCCACAACAAATCTACTAAGTTCATATATAGACTCCATTCCTGCCAAAGATGCCTTAATGTTCTCCTCCAAATCCGTTTCTTTTGCAAGAAACAAAGATTCCGATAACTCAGAGTACTTGTTCGCGTCCACTATTTTCACAACATTTGATATCTCTTCATGTATTTTGGTAACATAATTCAACTGTTCGATCAGTAACGACCTCTGCAACCCCATTTTCGATTCCATGCTTCTCAACTTGTCATCGTACTCAGTCACCAAGTTCCTCAATCCCAACTCTTCCCTCTCCATCACACTATGCTTCTCGGCCCATTCCCTTTGCATTTCAACCAATTTGTCATCCTTCTCAACCACTGATCTCTCCAAACTCTCAACTTCCGAGCTCTTCCTCAAAACCTCCTCTCTCAACCGACTTATGGTGGCCTCAAGCTGCGAAACCTCAATAGCGATCTCGTAATTCCTCTGCTCCATCTGCTCTCGAGTCTCATTCCGCGACTTTGTAGTCAATTCAATCTGTCTCAAAAGCTCTTCAACAATCTCATTAGTCCTCTTAATTACTCCGTAAGCCACTGCGGGCAATCCAGAGTACTTGTGCGACTTGGGCAATCCACCAgctgtgaaattcttgaaattgcTCACCTTTCCTGATATTTTCTCAATCCCACTCACCAACATCGATACAGCAGTCTCAATCTCCGACCTCGACGAATCTTTTGCTTTCGAGACCTCCTCCAATTGCTTAAAAACCTCATCTTTACCCTTATTGGCTTCCACCAATTCCGACGTCACTTCCTCAACTGTCTTCAACGCTTCCTCTTTCTCCCGCAACGCTTCGTCCCGCTGTTTTGAGCTCTCATCACGCTTTCGTATAGCTTCGTGAGCCAGAACTTTAAGCCGATTGAACGATACCTGCAATTCCGATTTTGAATTCTCCACCGCCTCCCGCGCTTGCCTCTCCCGATCAAGCTCCACCAGGAGCTCTTTAAATTTCTCGACGGAAATCTCCTCCGGCGCCGTCGATTTTACATCAATCGACACCGGATCGTCCTCCTCCACGTCGCTTAATACAGCATCCTGCTCTTCATCACCGGCCCCCGCCATTAATTActgaaccccaaaaaaaaagcaaaaaagaaaaaaaaaaacctaatttTCCACTGACAAATCACTTCGCTACAACCGGCGGCTTCCGAAGTCTTGCTAACgtcaataattgtccaaaaaaaaacaaacgggGAATTGATAACTTAAATCAGATATTAAAGAACGACGATTTTCAGGTTCTGAAAATGCGGGTGAAACTTGAGAGCCGAGCTGGAGATGCAGAGGATCCAGAGACAGCTAAACCGAGACCAACTACCAGTCGGGGTTCGGTTAATCGGGTTTATTCTTTACTCGATGCATTTTGGCTTTTGGCTTATTGATTATTGCGATGGTG from the Coffea arabica cultivar ET-39 chromosome 11e, Coffea Arabica ET-39 HiFi, whole genome shotgun sequence genome contains:
- the LOC113719111 gene encoding uncharacterized protein At3g49055-like, which gives rise to MAGAGDEEQDAVLSDVEEDDPVSIDVKSTAPEEISVEKFKELLVELDRERQAREAVENSKSELQVSFNRLKVLAHEAIRKRDESSKQRDEALREKEEALKTVEEVTSELVEANKGKDEVFKQLEEVSKAKDSSRSEIETAVSMLVSGIEKISGKVSNFKNFTAGGLPKSHKYSGLPAVAYGVIKRTNEIVEELLRQIELTTKSRNETREQMEQRNYEIAIEVSQLEATISRLREEVLRKSSEVESLERSVVEKDDKLVEMQREWAEKHSVMEREELGLRNLVTEYDDKLRSMESKMGLQRSLLIEQLNYVTKIHEEISNVVKIVDANKYSELSESLFLAKETDLEENIKASLAGMESIYELSRFVVERTRDLIQEKNGEVKSRDEMVSQLVREKEQIGSLLRSTLSRRTSVDLSSRTNEMFKVAENGLKAAGIDYKFSNHLGEGKVPAPSDGVIPVDAEEDEVYALAGALENIIKQSQVEIIELKHSMDDLRAESNLLKEQVESQTKELNHWKQRVDELEEKERVANSNVEGLMLDISAAEEEITRWKVAAQQEADAGKAVEQEYTSQLLAIRQELEEAKQAVIEAEKKLKFKEETAAAAMAARDAAEKSLKLADIRATRLRDRVEELTRQLDELDTRETSRSGLSRPRYMCWPWEWLGLDFVGFHGAEIQQENTNEMELSEPLL